The following are encoded in a window of Lates calcarifer isolate ASB-BC8 linkage group LG20, TLL_Latcal_v3, whole genome shotgun sequence genomic DNA:
- the LOC108894016 gene encoding alpha-crystallin A chain encodes MDIPIQFPWYRRAFSHRLSDLSLAEPLTDWPLIWPFSWSFPWMRPLFMRWFNWSDNGQSEMRIEKDRFVIYLDVKHFSPEELSVNVNDEYITIHAKHEDRQDDHGFVSREFLRKYRLPAGVSGADVTSSLSFDGMLTITAPRSSSGTERNIPIACEEGTQKQKM; translated from the exons ATGGACATCCCCATCCAGTTTCCCTGGTACCGTCGGGCCTTCTCACACCGGCTCTCTGACCTCTCCTTGGCAGAACCTCTCACTGATTGGCCCTTGATCTGGCCCTTCTCCTGGTCCTTCCCCTGGATGCGCCCTCTGTTCATGCGCTGGTTCAACTGGTCCGACAATGGACAGAGTGAG ATGCGCATCGAAAAGGATCGCTTTGTCATTTATCTGGATGTGAAGCACTTCTCCCCCGAAGAGCTGTCTGTCAATGTCAATGACGAGTACATCACAATACACGCCAaacatgaagacagacag GATGACCATGGCTTTGTGTCAAGAGAGTTTCTGAGGAAGTACAGGCTTCCTGCCGGCGTGTCAGGTGCCGACGTCACCTCCAGTCTGTCGTTTGATGGCATGCTGACCATCACAGCACCTCGGTCATCTTCTGGCACTGAGCGCAACATTCCTATCGCCTGTGAAGAAggaacacagaaacagaaaatgtag
- the mia gene encoding melanoma-derived growth regulatory protein isoform X2: MPKLSDKKLCADSECSHPILIARALQDYYPGDCRFIPIRQGQLVYVYAMLKDRGNLFWAGSVQDSYYGQQEARIGHFPSSVVEETHPLMPASTEVKTTKWDFYCY; this comes from the exons ATGCCTAAACTCTCTGACAAGAAACTCTGCGCTGACTCGGAATGCAGCC ACCCTATTTTGATAGCTCGTGCACTGCAGGACTACTACCCTGGAGACTGCAGGTTCATCCCCATCAGACAGGGGCAGCTCGTCTATGTCTACGCAATGCTAAAAGACAGAGGGAACCTCTTCTGGGCTGGCAGT GTGCAAGACTCGTATTACGGGCAACAGGAGGCTCGCATCGGCCACTTCCCCAGCAGTGTTGTGGAGGAGACACATCCTCTCATGCCAGCCAGCACCGAAGTGAAAACTACT AAATGGGACTTCTACTGTTACTGA
- the mia gene encoding melanoma-derived growth regulatory protein isoform X1: MPCRLWLALSVWLLLPTSEAGRHMPKLSDKKLCADSECSHPILIARALQDYYPGDCRFIPIRQGQLVYVYAMLKDRGNLFWAGSVQDSYYGQQEARIGHFPSSVVEETHPLMPASTEVKTTKWDFYCY, from the exons atgcctTGCAGACTCTGGCTTGCTCTTTCAGTGTGGCTTTTGCTGCCAACCTCTGAAGCTGGACGGCATATGCCTAAACTCTCTGACAAGAAACTCTGCGCTGACTCGGAATGCAGCC ACCCTATTTTGATAGCTCGTGCACTGCAGGACTACTACCCTGGAGACTGCAGGTTCATCCCCATCAGACAGGGGCAGCTCGTCTATGTCTACGCAATGCTAAAAGACAGAGGGAACCTCTTCTGGGCTGGCAGT GTGCAAGACTCGTATTACGGGCAACAGGAGGCTCGCATCGGCCACTTCCCCAGCAGTGTTGTGGAGGAGACACATCCTCTCATGCCAGCCAGCACCGAAGTGAAAACTACT AAATGGGACTTCTACTGTTACTGA
- the bicdl2 gene encoding BICD family-like cargo adapter 2 isoform X1, producing MSCTNWQLSTMFTPRKDSLPSPSLEDSFFPLSSSSAVSLSFALPSSASSPGSSDSGGGIETDLILAAELGQALLEKNEELAASLEQREREMEALQQEKHVLQRRLEMNELASGQREAELTADLAALRAELERHHSQGRDRRRDESEQLTQLANHNQRLVEQLAEAVTLEHSLRTELRSLREEMEESSFSRNISFTQIENIQAENRVLLERLSHMESQLKASQEDSDRLRIEREGLRERLSEFQVKLKEKEAEIEQEQGVVFELRTLNRSLQQKAQSLGEESILDSAHTQPLSLLSEIQQSQAKEALLAHSTVLQARDEEIQALKEELQSQREALETLREEIKPFRSSPEKPSYSSLESELDTVRQEKESLTQQLLNTIKHKVALSQELDAWQEDMRLVINQQVQQREDERQKEIQREKENTGGLQRSKSLKLKGEGGKGFFSFFRDK from the exons ATGAGTTGTACAAACTGGCAACTGTCAACAATGTTCACCCCTAGAAAAGACAGTCTTCCCTCCCCCAGCCTGGAGGACTCCttcttccctctgtcctcatctTCCGCAGTGTCTCTCTCCTTCGCTCTCCCTTCATCTGCATCCTCTCCCGGTAGCAGTGACAGCGGAGGAGGGATAGAGACGGACTTGATACTCGCCGCAGAGCTGGGACAGGCTTTACTGGAGAAAAATGAGGAACTGGCAGCGTCtctggagcagagggagagggagatggag GCATTGCAGCAGGAGAAGCACGTCCTTCAGAGGAGGCTGGAGATGAATGAACTGGCATCCGGTCAGAGAGAGGCCGAGCTGACGGCGGATCTAGCCGCCTTGAGGGCTGAGCTGGAGCGACATCACAGCCAGGGGAGAGACAGGAGAAGAGATGAGAGCGAACAGCTGACTCAGTTAGCCAATCATAACCAACGGCTGGTGGAGCAGCTAGCAGAG GCTGTAACACTGGAACACTCCTTGAGAACTGAGCTTCGTTCCCTCAGAGAGGAAATGGAAGAATCATCTTTCAGCCGAAATATCAGCTTCACACAGATAGAAAATATTCAGGCGGAG AACAGAGTTCTGCTGGAGCGGCTGTCGCACATGGAGTCACAACTAAAAGCGTCACAGGAGGACAGTGACAGACTCCgtatagagagagagggactgagGGAGAGATTGTCAGAGTTCCAGgtgaaactgaaagagaaagaagcagag ATAGAGCAGGAGCAGGGAGTGGTGTTTGAGTTGCGTACCTTGAATCGCTCTCTACAGCAAAAAGCTCAGAGCCTGGGAGAAGAGAGCATCCTggacagtgctcacacacagccTTTGTCTCTGCTTAGTGAAATTCAGCAATCGCAG GCTAAAGAGGCTCTTCTAGCTCACTCCACAGTCCTGCAAGCGAGAGATGAAGAGATACAAGCACTCAAAGAGGAG ctacagTCTCAGCGAGAAGCGCTGGAGACTTTAAGGGAAGAAATTAAGCCATTTAGAAGTAGCCCTGAAAAGCCAAGCTACAG CTCTTTAGAGAGTGAGTTGGACACAGTGCGCCAGGAGAAAGAATCACTAACTCAGCAGCTTCTCAACACCATCAAACACAAGGTGGCGCTGTCTCAAGAGCTGGATGCATGGCAG GAGGATATGCGGTTGGTGATCAATCAGCAGGTTCAGCAAAGGGAGGAcgagagacagaaggaaatacagcgagagaaagaaaacacaggaggacTCCAAAGAAGCAAGTCTTTGAAACtaaagggagaaggagggaaaggattcttctcttttttcagaGACAAATAA
- the bicdl2 gene encoding BICD family-like cargo adapter 2 isoform X2, with protein sequence MSCTNWQLSTMFTPRKDSLPSPSLEDSFFPLSSSSAVSLSFALPSSASSPGSSDSGGGIETDLILAAELGQALLEKNEELAASLEQREREMEALQQEKHVLQRRLEMNELASGQREAELTADLAALRAELERHHSQGRDRRRDESEQLTQLANHNQRLVEQLAEAVTLEHSLRTELRSLREEMEESSFSRNISFTQIENIQAENRVLLERLSHMESQLKASQEDSDRLRIEREGLRERLSEFQVKLKEKEAEAKEALLAHSTVLQARDEEIQALKEELQSQREALETLREEIKPFRSSPEKPSYSSLESELDTVRQEKESLTQQLLNTIKHKVALSQELDAWQEDMRLVINQQVQQREDERQKEIQREKENTGGLQRSKSLKLKGEGGKGFFSFFRDK encoded by the exons ATGAGTTGTACAAACTGGCAACTGTCAACAATGTTCACCCCTAGAAAAGACAGTCTTCCCTCCCCCAGCCTGGAGGACTCCttcttccctctgtcctcatctTCCGCAGTGTCTCTCTCCTTCGCTCTCCCTTCATCTGCATCCTCTCCCGGTAGCAGTGACAGCGGAGGAGGGATAGAGACGGACTTGATACTCGCCGCAGAGCTGGGACAGGCTTTACTGGAGAAAAATGAGGAACTGGCAGCGTCtctggagcagagggagagggagatggag GCATTGCAGCAGGAGAAGCACGTCCTTCAGAGGAGGCTGGAGATGAATGAACTGGCATCCGGTCAGAGAGAGGCCGAGCTGACGGCGGATCTAGCCGCCTTGAGGGCTGAGCTGGAGCGACATCACAGCCAGGGGAGAGACAGGAGAAGAGATGAGAGCGAACAGCTGACTCAGTTAGCCAATCATAACCAACGGCTGGTGGAGCAGCTAGCAGAG GCTGTAACACTGGAACACTCCTTGAGAACTGAGCTTCGTTCCCTCAGAGAGGAAATGGAAGAATCATCTTTCAGCCGAAATATCAGCTTCACACAGATAGAAAATATTCAGGCGGAG AACAGAGTTCTGCTGGAGCGGCTGTCGCACATGGAGTCACAACTAAAAGCGTCACAGGAGGACAGTGACAGACTCCgtatagagagagagggactgagGGAGAGATTGTCAGAGTTCCAGgtgaaactgaaagagaaagaagcagag GCTAAAGAGGCTCTTCTAGCTCACTCCACAGTCCTGCAAGCGAGAGATGAAGAGATACAAGCACTCAAAGAGGAG ctacagTCTCAGCGAGAAGCGCTGGAGACTTTAAGGGAAGAAATTAAGCCATTTAGAAGTAGCCCTGAAAAGCCAAGCTACAG CTCTTTAGAGAGTGAGTTGGACACAGTGCGCCAGGAGAAAGAATCACTAACTCAGCAGCTTCTCAACACCATCAAACACAAGGTGGCGCTGTCTCAAGAGCTGGATGCATGGCAG GAGGATATGCGGTTGGTGATCAATCAGCAGGTTCAGCAAAGGGAGGAcgagagacagaaggaaatacagcgagagaaagaaaacacaggaggacTCCAAAGAAGCAAGTCTTTGAAACtaaagggagaaggagggaaaggattcttctcttttttcagaGACAAATAA
- the si:dkey-71l1.1 gene encoding mitochondrial import receptor subunit TOM40B has translation MGSVLALSSGPGHQNWPFSTDPPPSRWDAHPAHWDSPPRWERRDGRLPNPGSFHSLHRSCKDVFPQQIEGVKMIINKTLSSFFKVSHTLHLSAVSPSYYRFHVEHLQSDDYSKDKDAPALIGEMDSSGSLNAHALLHLSERVRARTVFQTQQSQFVTWQFETEYRGNDFTAAVTVANPDVLRESVILVAHFLQSVSSGLVLGGELVYHRGRAEEGGILTLAGQYSRPNWVATLNAGKGGAHASYYHRANKQIQVGVEFEASTRTQETTTSFGYQMELPEANMVFRGMINSRCIIGGVLEKRLTPLPATLIMGAFVNHRGDKLQVGLGVNVG, from the exons ATGGGCAGCGTGTTGGCATTGTCCTCCGGTCCAGGCCATCAGAACTGGCCTTTCTCCACGGACCCTCCTCCTTCTCGCTGGGACGCACATCCTGCTCACTGGGACAGTCCGCCACgctgggagaggagagatggcCGCTTACCTAACCCAGGCAGctttcactctctccacagGAGCTGCAAAG ATGTTTTTCCTCAACAGATTGAGGGAGTCAAGATGATTATCAATAAAACTCTGAGCAGTTTCTTCAAG GTCAGTCATACACTGCATCTCAGTGCTGTTAGTCCTTCGTACTATCGATTCCACGTGGAGCATCTGCAGTCTGACGATTACAGCAAAGACAAG GACGCTCCGGCATTGATCGGTGAGATGGACTCTTCAGGCAGTCTGAACGCTCACGCTCTGCTGCATCTCTCGGAGCGTGTACGAGCCAGAACAGTGTTCCAG ACTCAGCAGTCCCAGTTTGTAACGTGGCAGTTTGAGACCGAGTATAGAGGGAACGActtcacagctgctgtgacagTAGCCAACCCAGACGTCCTCAGAGAGTCAG TTATCCTTGTGGCACACTTCCTGCAGAGTGTGTCTTCTGGACTGGTGTTAGGAGGGGAACTAGTCTACCATCgggggagagcagaggaaggaggaattCTTACTTTAGCTGGACAATACTCAC GACCAAACTGGGTGGCGACGCTGAATGCTGGGAAAGGAGGTGCCCATGCTAGCTACTATCACAGAGCCAACAAACAG ATCCAAGTAGGCGTGGAGTTTGAAGCCAGCACCAGGACGCAGGAGACCACAACCTCATTCGGGTATCAGATGGAACTCCCAGAGGCCAACATGGTGTTTCGAG GTATGATAAACAGTCGGTGCATAATAGGAGGTGTGTTGGAGAAGCGCCTGACCCCGCTCCCTGCCACCCTCATTATGGGTGCCTTTGTAAATCACAGAGGAGACAAGCTGCAAGTGGGCCTAGGTGTCAATGTGGGATAA